A window from Hemibagrus wyckioides isolate EC202008001 linkage group LG17, SWU_Hwy_1.0, whole genome shotgun sequence encodes these proteins:
- the myo1cb gene encoding myosin Ic, paralog b isoform X2, translating into MKYQAMVVGSDGVRAMMESALTARDRVGVQDFVLLENHTSEVAFIDNLRKRFKENLIYTYIGSVLVSVNPYKDLEIYTKQHMERYRGVNFYEVSPHIYAVSDNAYRSMRTERRDQCILISGESGAGKTEASKKVLQYYAVTCPASEQVQTVKDRLLQSNPVLEAFGNAKTLRNDNSSRFGKYMDIQFDFKGAPVGGHILNYLLEKSRVVHQSHGERNFHIFYQLIEGGEEDLLRRLGLERNAQQYQYLVKGNCPKVSSINDRNDWKVVIKALSVIGFNDDEVEELLNIIASVLHLGNIQYGSEDGGNAYITVDIQIKYLARLLGVDSSILKEALTHKKIIAKGEELMSPLNQEQASSARDALSKAIYGRTFTWLVNKINASLSFKEDFFSSKSTSVIGLLDIYGFEVFQNNSFEQFCINYCNEKLQQLFIELTLKSEQDEYEAEGITWEPVQYFNNKIICDLVEEKFKGIISILDEECLRPGDATDLTFLEKLEGTLGGHAHFLTHKLADGKTRKVMGRDEFRLLHYAGEVNYNVNGFLDKNNDLLFRNLKEVMCMSENKILNQCFDREELTDKKRPETTATQFKNSLAKLMEILMSKEPSYVRCIKPNDAKQSGRFDDVLIRHQVKYLGLMENLRVRRAGFAYRRRYEIFLQRYKSLCPDTWPNWDGRLIDGVSTLVRHLGYKPEEYKLGRTKIFIRFPKTLFATEDALEVRKHSLATKLQANWKGYSQKSKYRKMRRSAILIQAWWRGILARRRARRRRQAADTIRRFIKGFMYRHQPRCPENEYFLDYVRYSFLMKLQRSLPKTVLDKSWPTPPPALTEASEHLRKLCMQNMVWKYCKSISPEWKHQLEQKSVASEIFKDKKDNYPQSVAKLFVGTRLNGEDINPKVLQAMGTEKMKYAVPVTKYDRRGYKPRSRQLILTGSSAFIVEETKLKQRIDYSTLKGISVSSLSDGIFVLHVVCEDNKQKGDAVLQSDHVIETLTKVAICADKLNNINISQESITFTVCQGKEGMIDFTSGSELLIAKAKNGHLSVTAPRLNSR; encoded by the exons ATGAAGTATCAAGCTATG GTGGTGGGTAGTGACGGTGTGCGGGCAATGATGGAGAGCGCCCTCACAGCCAGGGACCGGGTGGGAGTGCAGGACTTTGTCCTGCTGGAGAACCACACCAGCGAGGTGGCCTTTATTGACAACCTGCGCAAGCGCTTCAAGGAGAACCTCATCTAT ACGTACATTGGCTCGGTGTTGGTGTCGGTGAATCCCTACAAAGATTTGGAGATCTACACCAAGCAGCATATGGAGCGGTACAGGGGCGTTAACTTCTATGAAGTCTCCCCTCACAT ATATGCAGTGTCTGATAACGCATATCGCTCCATGCGGACGGAGAGACGGGACCAGTGTATCTTGATCTCAGGAGAGAGCGGTGCTGGGAAGACGGAAGCCTCTAAGAAAGTTCTGCAGTACTACGCTGTCACCTGTCCTGCTAGTGAACAAGTGCAGACTGTGAAAGACCGCCTACTGCAGTCCAACCCTGTTCTGGAG GCCTTTGGAAATGCTAAAACTTTGCGCAATGACAATTCGAGCCGTTTTGGGAAATACATGGACATCCAGTTTGACTTCAAG GGTGCTCCAGTCGGGGGTCACATCCTAAACTACCTGCTGGAGAAGTCTCGTGTTGTGCACCAAAGCCACGGAGAACGAAACTTCCACATCTTCTATCAGCTCATCGAGGGTGGTGAGGAGGACCTGCTCAGGAGACTCGGCCTGGAGAGAAACGCACAGCAGTACCAGTACCTTGTGAAG GGTAATTGTCCCAAAGTGAGCTCCATTAACGACCGTAATGACTGGAAGGTGGTGATAAAAGCTCTGAGTGTGATTGGGTTCAACGATGACGAAGTGGAG GAGCTGTTAAACATCATTGCCAGCGTGCTACATTTGGGGAATATTCAGTACGGGAGTGAGGATGGAGGCAATGCCTACATTACCGTAGACATCCAGATTAAATATTTAGCCAGG TTATTAGGTGTGGATAGCAGCATTCTCAAGGAGGCTCTGACACATAAGAAGATTATTGCCAAAGGAGAGGAG CTGATGAGTCCGCTGAATCAAGAGCAGGCTTCCTCAGCACGAGACGCTTTATCTAAAGCCATTTATGGACGCACCTTCACCTGGCTTGTGAACAAAATCAACGCTTCTTTGTCCTTCAAG gagGACTTCTTCAGCAGTAAGAGTACCTCTGTAATTGGCCTGTTGGATATCTATGGGTTTGAGGTCTTCCAGAACAAcag TTTTGAGCAATTCTGCATCAACTACTGCAACGAGAAGCTGCAGCAGCTCTTCATCGAGCTGACCCTGAAATCAGAACAAGACGAGTATGAAGCTGAGGGAATCACG TGGGAGCCTGTGCAATATTTCAATAACAAGATAATTTGTGATCTTGTGGAGGAGAAGTTCAAAGGCATCATCTCTATCCTG gATGAGGAATGTTTGAGGCCAGGAGATGCCACTGACCTAACTTTCTTAGAGAAGCTGGAGGGCACATTAGGCGGCCATGCCCACTTCTTAAC CCATAAGCTGGCTGACGGAAAGACCCGGAAGGTGATGGGTAGAGATGAGTTCAGGCTGCTGCATTATGCTGGAGAAGTCAACTACAATGTAAACG GCTTTCTGGACAAGAACAATGATCTCCTCTTCAGAAATTTGAAAGAG GTGATGTGCATGTCAGAAAACAAGATCCTCAATCAGTGTTTTGACCGCGAAGAGTTAACGGACAAGAAACGGCCAGAAACG ACGGCTACCCAGTTCAAGAACAGCCTGGCCAAGCTGATGGAAATCCTCATGTCTAAGGAACCGTCATACGTGCGCTGCATCAAACCCAATGATGCTAAGCAGTCTG GCCGATTTGATGACGTTCTGATCAGACATCAAGTGAAGTATTTGGGTCTGATGGAGAATTTGAGAGTGAGGAGAGCGGGCTTTGCCTATCGGCGTCGCTACGAGATCTTCCTTCAGAG GTATAAGTCGCTGTGTCCAGACACCTGGCCCAACTGGGATGGCCGCTTGATAGATGGAGTTTCCACACTTGTCAGGCACCTGGGTTACAAACCCGAAGAGTACAAACTTGGCAG GACCAAAATCTTCATCCGTTTTCCGAAGACCTTGTTTGCAACCGAAGATGCTTTAGAAGTCAGAAAACACAGTCTTG CCACCAAGCTGCAGGCGAACTGGAAGGGCTACAGTCAGAAATCCAAATACCGTAAAATGAGACGATCAG CCATCCTGATCCAGGCCTGGTGGAGAGGAATTTTGGCCCGCAGGAGAGCACGTCGCAGAAGACAAGCTGCTGACACCATCCGCAG attCATTAAAGGATTCATGTACCGGCACCAGCCACGCTGTCCTGAGAACGAATACTTCCTTGACTATGTGCGCTATTCATTCTTAATGAAGCTACAAAGGAGCTTGCCTAAAACAGTCCTGGACAAGAGCTGGCCTACACCTCCACCTGCCCTGACTGAG gcatcagagcatctccgcAAGCTGTGTATGCAGAACATGGTGTGGAAGTACTGCAAGAGCATCAGCCCAGAATGGAAGCACCAG TTGGAGCAGAAGTCGGTGGCCAGTGAAATTTTTAAGGACAAGAAAGACAACTATCCTCAGAGTGTCGCCAAGCTGTTCGTAGGAACAAGGCTCA ATGGGGAGGATATCAATCCTAAAGTGCTCCAGGCTATGGGCACCGAGAAGATGAAG TATGCTGTTCCCGTGACTAAATATGACAGAAGAGGATATAAACCACGTTCACGGCAGCTGATACTGACCGGAAGCAGTGCATTCATAGTAGAGGAGACTAAGCTAAAACAGCGCATTGATTACAGTACTCTGAAAG GCATTTCTGTCAGCTCCCTGAGTGATGGCATTTTTGTCCTCCATGTGGTCTGTGAAGACAACAAACAGAAG GGTGATGCAGTGCTACAGAGTGATCACGTGATTGAGACGTTAACCAAAGTGGCAATCTGTGCCGACAAGctcaacaacatcaacatcagcCAGGAAAG CATAACATTCACAGTGTGTCAAGGAAAAGAAGGGATGATCGATTTTACGTCCGGCTCGGAGCTGCTCATTGCCAAAGCTAAGAACGGACACCTCTCTGTG ACTGCCCCTCGCCTCAATTCAAGATGA
- the myo1cb gene encoding myosin Ic, paralog b isoform X1, whose protein sequence is MMELKIQLVPTGEIILPPGKNGESYCNCCAKVVGSDGVRAMMESALTARDRVGVQDFVLLENHTSEVAFIDNLRKRFKENLIYTYIGSVLVSVNPYKDLEIYTKQHMERYRGVNFYEVSPHIYAVSDNAYRSMRTERRDQCILISGESGAGKTEASKKVLQYYAVTCPASEQVQTVKDRLLQSNPVLEAFGNAKTLRNDNSSRFGKYMDIQFDFKGAPVGGHILNYLLEKSRVVHQSHGERNFHIFYQLIEGGEEDLLRRLGLERNAQQYQYLVKGNCPKVSSINDRNDWKVVIKALSVIGFNDDEVEELLNIIASVLHLGNIQYGSEDGGNAYITVDIQIKYLARLLGVDSSILKEALTHKKIIAKGEELMSPLNQEQASSARDALSKAIYGRTFTWLVNKINASLSFKEDFFSSKSTSVIGLLDIYGFEVFQNNSFEQFCINYCNEKLQQLFIELTLKSEQDEYEAEGITWEPVQYFNNKIICDLVEEKFKGIISILDEECLRPGDATDLTFLEKLEGTLGGHAHFLTHKLADGKTRKVMGRDEFRLLHYAGEVNYNVNGFLDKNNDLLFRNLKEVMCMSENKILNQCFDREELTDKKRPETTATQFKNSLAKLMEILMSKEPSYVRCIKPNDAKQSGRFDDVLIRHQVKYLGLMENLRVRRAGFAYRRRYEIFLQRYKSLCPDTWPNWDGRLIDGVSTLVRHLGYKPEEYKLGRTKIFIRFPKTLFATEDALEVRKHSLATKLQANWKGYSQKSKYRKMRRSAILIQAWWRGILARRRARRRRQAADTIRRFIKGFMYRHQPRCPENEYFLDYVRYSFLMKLQRSLPKTVLDKSWPTPPPALTEASEHLRKLCMQNMVWKYCKSISPEWKHQLEQKSVASEIFKDKKDNYPQSVAKLFVGTRLNGEDINPKVLQAMGTEKMKYAVPVTKYDRRGYKPRSRQLILTGSSAFIVEETKLKQRIDYSTLKGISVSSLSDGIFVLHVVCEDNKQKGDAVLQSDHVIETLTKVAICADKLNNINISQESITFTVCQGKEGMIDFTSGSELLIAKAKNGHLSVTAPRLNSR, encoded by the exons GTGGTGGGTAGTGACGGTGTGCGGGCAATGATGGAGAGCGCCCTCACAGCCAGGGACCGGGTGGGAGTGCAGGACTTTGTCCTGCTGGAGAACCACACCAGCGAGGTGGCCTTTATTGACAACCTGCGCAAGCGCTTCAAGGAGAACCTCATCTAT ACGTACATTGGCTCGGTGTTGGTGTCGGTGAATCCCTACAAAGATTTGGAGATCTACACCAAGCAGCATATGGAGCGGTACAGGGGCGTTAACTTCTATGAAGTCTCCCCTCACAT ATATGCAGTGTCTGATAACGCATATCGCTCCATGCGGACGGAGAGACGGGACCAGTGTATCTTGATCTCAGGAGAGAGCGGTGCTGGGAAGACGGAAGCCTCTAAGAAAGTTCTGCAGTACTACGCTGTCACCTGTCCTGCTAGTGAACAAGTGCAGACTGTGAAAGACCGCCTACTGCAGTCCAACCCTGTTCTGGAG GCCTTTGGAAATGCTAAAACTTTGCGCAATGACAATTCGAGCCGTTTTGGGAAATACATGGACATCCAGTTTGACTTCAAG GGTGCTCCAGTCGGGGGTCACATCCTAAACTACCTGCTGGAGAAGTCTCGTGTTGTGCACCAAAGCCACGGAGAACGAAACTTCCACATCTTCTATCAGCTCATCGAGGGTGGTGAGGAGGACCTGCTCAGGAGACTCGGCCTGGAGAGAAACGCACAGCAGTACCAGTACCTTGTGAAG GGTAATTGTCCCAAAGTGAGCTCCATTAACGACCGTAATGACTGGAAGGTGGTGATAAAAGCTCTGAGTGTGATTGGGTTCAACGATGACGAAGTGGAG GAGCTGTTAAACATCATTGCCAGCGTGCTACATTTGGGGAATATTCAGTACGGGAGTGAGGATGGAGGCAATGCCTACATTACCGTAGACATCCAGATTAAATATTTAGCCAGG TTATTAGGTGTGGATAGCAGCATTCTCAAGGAGGCTCTGACACATAAGAAGATTATTGCCAAAGGAGAGGAG CTGATGAGTCCGCTGAATCAAGAGCAGGCTTCCTCAGCACGAGACGCTTTATCTAAAGCCATTTATGGACGCACCTTCACCTGGCTTGTGAACAAAATCAACGCTTCTTTGTCCTTCAAG gagGACTTCTTCAGCAGTAAGAGTACCTCTGTAATTGGCCTGTTGGATATCTATGGGTTTGAGGTCTTCCAGAACAAcag TTTTGAGCAATTCTGCATCAACTACTGCAACGAGAAGCTGCAGCAGCTCTTCATCGAGCTGACCCTGAAATCAGAACAAGACGAGTATGAAGCTGAGGGAATCACG TGGGAGCCTGTGCAATATTTCAATAACAAGATAATTTGTGATCTTGTGGAGGAGAAGTTCAAAGGCATCATCTCTATCCTG gATGAGGAATGTTTGAGGCCAGGAGATGCCACTGACCTAACTTTCTTAGAGAAGCTGGAGGGCACATTAGGCGGCCATGCCCACTTCTTAAC CCATAAGCTGGCTGACGGAAAGACCCGGAAGGTGATGGGTAGAGATGAGTTCAGGCTGCTGCATTATGCTGGAGAAGTCAACTACAATGTAAACG GCTTTCTGGACAAGAACAATGATCTCCTCTTCAGAAATTTGAAAGAG GTGATGTGCATGTCAGAAAACAAGATCCTCAATCAGTGTTTTGACCGCGAAGAGTTAACGGACAAGAAACGGCCAGAAACG ACGGCTACCCAGTTCAAGAACAGCCTGGCCAAGCTGATGGAAATCCTCATGTCTAAGGAACCGTCATACGTGCGCTGCATCAAACCCAATGATGCTAAGCAGTCTG GCCGATTTGATGACGTTCTGATCAGACATCAAGTGAAGTATTTGGGTCTGATGGAGAATTTGAGAGTGAGGAGAGCGGGCTTTGCCTATCGGCGTCGCTACGAGATCTTCCTTCAGAG GTATAAGTCGCTGTGTCCAGACACCTGGCCCAACTGGGATGGCCGCTTGATAGATGGAGTTTCCACACTTGTCAGGCACCTGGGTTACAAACCCGAAGAGTACAAACTTGGCAG GACCAAAATCTTCATCCGTTTTCCGAAGACCTTGTTTGCAACCGAAGATGCTTTAGAAGTCAGAAAACACAGTCTTG CCACCAAGCTGCAGGCGAACTGGAAGGGCTACAGTCAGAAATCCAAATACCGTAAAATGAGACGATCAG CCATCCTGATCCAGGCCTGGTGGAGAGGAATTTTGGCCCGCAGGAGAGCACGTCGCAGAAGACAAGCTGCTGACACCATCCGCAG attCATTAAAGGATTCATGTACCGGCACCAGCCACGCTGTCCTGAGAACGAATACTTCCTTGACTATGTGCGCTATTCATTCTTAATGAAGCTACAAAGGAGCTTGCCTAAAACAGTCCTGGACAAGAGCTGGCCTACACCTCCACCTGCCCTGACTGAG gcatcagagcatctccgcAAGCTGTGTATGCAGAACATGGTGTGGAAGTACTGCAAGAGCATCAGCCCAGAATGGAAGCACCAG TTGGAGCAGAAGTCGGTGGCCAGTGAAATTTTTAAGGACAAGAAAGACAACTATCCTCAGAGTGTCGCCAAGCTGTTCGTAGGAACAAGGCTCA ATGGGGAGGATATCAATCCTAAAGTGCTCCAGGCTATGGGCACCGAGAAGATGAAG TATGCTGTTCCCGTGACTAAATATGACAGAAGAGGATATAAACCACGTTCACGGCAGCTGATACTGACCGGAAGCAGTGCATTCATAGTAGAGGAGACTAAGCTAAAACAGCGCATTGATTACAGTACTCTGAAAG GCATTTCTGTCAGCTCCCTGAGTGATGGCATTTTTGTCCTCCATGTGGTCTGTGAAGACAACAAACAGAAG GGTGATGCAGTGCTACAGAGTGATCACGTGATTGAGACGTTAACCAAAGTGGCAATCTGTGCCGACAAGctcaacaacatcaacatcagcCAGGAAAG CATAACATTCACAGTGTGTCAAGGAAAAGAAGGGATGATCGATTTTACGTCCGGCTCGGAGCTGCTCATTGCCAAAGCTAAGAACGGACACCTCTCTGTG ACTGCCCCTCGCCTCAATTCAAGATGA
- the myo1cb gene encoding myosin Ic, paralog b isoform X3: protein MMESALTARDRVGVQDFVLLENHTSEVAFIDNLRKRFKENLIYTYIGSVLVSVNPYKDLEIYTKQHMERYRGVNFYEVSPHIYAVSDNAYRSMRTERRDQCILISGESGAGKTEASKKVLQYYAVTCPASEQVQTVKDRLLQSNPVLEAFGNAKTLRNDNSSRFGKYMDIQFDFKGAPVGGHILNYLLEKSRVVHQSHGERNFHIFYQLIEGGEEDLLRRLGLERNAQQYQYLVKGNCPKVSSINDRNDWKVVIKALSVIGFNDDEVEELLNIIASVLHLGNIQYGSEDGGNAYITVDIQIKYLARLLGVDSSILKEALTHKKIIAKGEELMSPLNQEQASSARDALSKAIYGRTFTWLVNKINASLSFKEDFFSSKSTSVIGLLDIYGFEVFQNNSFEQFCINYCNEKLQQLFIELTLKSEQDEYEAEGITWEPVQYFNNKIICDLVEEKFKGIISILDEECLRPGDATDLTFLEKLEGTLGGHAHFLTHKLADGKTRKVMGRDEFRLLHYAGEVNYNVNGFLDKNNDLLFRNLKEVMCMSENKILNQCFDREELTDKKRPETTATQFKNSLAKLMEILMSKEPSYVRCIKPNDAKQSGRFDDVLIRHQVKYLGLMENLRVRRAGFAYRRRYEIFLQRYKSLCPDTWPNWDGRLIDGVSTLVRHLGYKPEEYKLGRTKIFIRFPKTLFATEDALEVRKHSLATKLQANWKGYSQKSKYRKMRRSAILIQAWWRGILARRRARRRRQAADTIRRFIKGFMYRHQPRCPENEYFLDYVRYSFLMKLQRSLPKTVLDKSWPTPPPALTEASEHLRKLCMQNMVWKYCKSISPEWKHQLEQKSVASEIFKDKKDNYPQSVAKLFVGTRLNGEDINPKVLQAMGTEKMKYAVPVTKYDRRGYKPRSRQLILTGSSAFIVEETKLKQRIDYSTLKGISVSSLSDGIFVLHVVCEDNKQKGDAVLQSDHVIETLTKVAICADKLNNINISQESITFTVCQGKEGMIDFTSGSELLIAKAKNGHLSVTAPRLNSR, encoded by the exons ATGATGGAGAGCGCCCTCACAGCCAGGGACCGGGTGGGAGTGCAGGACTTTGTCCTGCTGGAGAACCACACCAGCGAGGTGGCCTTTATTGACAACCTGCGCAAGCGCTTCAAGGAGAACCTCATCTAT ACGTACATTGGCTCGGTGTTGGTGTCGGTGAATCCCTACAAAGATTTGGAGATCTACACCAAGCAGCATATGGAGCGGTACAGGGGCGTTAACTTCTATGAAGTCTCCCCTCACAT ATATGCAGTGTCTGATAACGCATATCGCTCCATGCGGACGGAGAGACGGGACCAGTGTATCTTGATCTCAGGAGAGAGCGGTGCTGGGAAGACGGAAGCCTCTAAGAAAGTTCTGCAGTACTACGCTGTCACCTGTCCTGCTAGTGAACAAGTGCAGACTGTGAAAGACCGCCTACTGCAGTCCAACCCTGTTCTGGAG GCCTTTGGAAATGCTAAAACTTTGCGCAATGACAATTCGAGCCGTTTTGGGAAATACATGGACATCCAGTTTGACTTCAAG GGTGCTCCAGTCGGGGGTCACATCCTAAACTACCTGCTGGAGAAGTCTCGTGTTGTGCACCAAAGCCACGGAGAACGAAACTTCCACATCTTCTATCAGCTCATCGAGGGTGGTGAGGAGGACCTGCTCAGGAGACTCGGCCTGGAGAGAAACGCACAGCAGTACCAGTACCTTGTGAAG GGTAATTGTCCCAAAGTGAGCTCCATTAACGACCGTAATGACTGGAAGGTGGTGATAAAAGCTCTGAGTGTGATTGGGTTCAACGATGACGAAGTGGAG GAGCTGTTAAACATCATTGCCAGCGTGCTACATTTGGGGAATATTCAGTACGGGAGTGAGGATGGAGGCAATGCCTACATTACCGTAGACATCCAGATTAAATATTTAGCCAGG TTATTAGGTGTGGATAGCAGCATTCTCAAGGAGGCTCTGACACATAAGAAGATTATTGCCAAAGGAGAGGAG CTGATGAGTCCGCTGAATCAAGAGCAGGCTTCCTCAGCACGAGACGCTTTATCTAAAGCCATTTATGGACGCACCTTCACCTGGCTTGTGAACAAAATCAACGCTTCTTTGTCCTTCAAG gagGACTTCTTCAGCAGTAAGAGTACCTCTGTAATTGGCCTGTTGGATATCTATGGGTTTGAGGTCTTCCAGAACAAcag TTTTGAGCAATTCTGCATCAACTACTGCAACGAGAAGCTGCAGCAGCTCTTCATCGAGCTGACCCTGAAATCAGAACAAGACGAGTATGAAGCTGAGGGAATCACG TGGGAGCCTGTGCAATATTTCAATAACAAGATAATTTGTGATCTTGTGGAGGAGAAGTTCAAAGGCATCATCTCTATCCTG gATGAGGAATGTTTGAGGCCAGGAGATGCCACTGACCTAACTTTCTTAGAGAAGCTGGAGGGCACATTAGGCGGCCATGCCCACTTCTTAAC CCATAAGCTGGCTGACGGAAAGACCCGGAAGGTGATGGGTAGAGATGAGTTCAGGCTGCTGCATTATGCTGGAGAAGTCAACTACAATGTAAACG GCTTTCTGGACAAGAACAATGATCTCCTCTTCAGAAATTTGAAAGAG GTGATGTGCATGTCAGAAAACAAGATCCTCAATCAGTGTTTTGACCGCGAAGAGTTAACGGACAAGAAACGGCCAGAAACG ACGGCTACCCAGTTCAAGAACAGCCTGGCCAAGCTGATGGAAATCCTCATGTCTAAGGAACCGTCATACGTGCGCTGCATCAAACCCAATGATGCTAAGCAGTCTG GCCGATTTGATGACGTTCTGATCAGACATCAAGTGAAGTATTTGGGTCTGATGGAGAATTTGAGAGTGAGGAGAGCGGGCTTTGCCTATCGGCGTCGCTACGAGATCTTCCTTCAGAG GTATAAGTCGCTGTGTCCAGACACCTGGCCCAACTGGGATGGCCGCTTGATAGATGGAGTTTCCACACTTGTCAGGCACCTGGGTTACAAACCCGAAGAGTACAAACTTGGCAG GACCAAAATCTTCATCCGTTTTCCGAAGACCTTGTTTGCAACCGAAGATGCTTTAGAAGTCAGAAAACACAGTCTTG CCACCAAGCTGCAGGCGAACTGGAAGGGCTACAGTCAGAAATCCAAATACCGTAAAATGAGACGATCAG CCATCCTGATCCAGGCCTGGTGGAGAGGAATTTTGGCCCGCAGGAGAGCACGTCGCAGAAGACAAGCTGCTGACACCATCCGCAG attCATTAAAGGATTCATGTACCGGCACCAGCCACGCTGTCCTGAGAACGAATACTTCCTTGACTATGTGCGCTATTCATTCTTAATGAAGCTACAAAGGAGCTTGCCTAAAACAGTCCTGGACAAGAGCTGGCCTACACCTCCACCTGCCCTGACTGAG gcatcagagcatctccgcAAGCTGTGTATGCAGAACATGGTGTGGAAGTACTGCAAGAGCATCAGCCCAGAATGGAAGCACCAG TTGGAGCAGAAGTCGGTGGCCAGTGAAATTTTTAAGGACAAGAAAGACAACTATCCTCAGAGTGTCGCCAAGCTGTTCGTAGGAACAAGGCTCA ATGGGGAGGATATCAATCCTAAAGTGCTCCAGGCTATGGGCACCGAGAAGATGAAG TATGCTGTTCCCGTGACTAAATATGACAGAAGAGGATATAAACCACGTTCACGGCAGCTGATACTGACCGGAAGCAGTGCATTCATAGTAGAGGAGACTAAGCTAAAACAGCGCATTGATTACAGTACTCTGAAAG GCATTTCTGTCAGCTCCCTGAGTGATGGCATTTTTGTCCTCCATGTGGTCTGTGAAGACAACAAACAGAAG GGTGATGCAGTGCTACAGAGTGATCACGTGATTGAGACGTTAACCAAAGTGGCAATCTGTGCCGACAAGctcaacaacatcaacatcagcCAGGAAAG CATAACATTCACAGTGTGTCAAGGAAAAGAAGGGATGATCGATTTTACGTCCGGCTCGGAGCTGCTCATTGCCAAAGCTAAGAACGGACACCTCTCTGTG ACTGCCCCTCGCCTCAATTCAAGATGA